The Opisthocomus hoazin isolate bOpiHoa1 chromosome 2, bOpiHoa1.hap1, whole genome shotgun sequence genomic interval AAAATCATACTTAAAACGTTTGATGACCTTTCTACATAACCAGTGACTGGACTGATGAACTTCATGAGTGCAAGTAAGCCGCCACTTTTAGGAAGTCTGGTTCCATACTTTGTGCTACTTACAGCCAGGtcaattttaaacagaaagaactgaatggagaaagaaatacagtatttaatgGAAGTTTTGTAAGACCAACTTTTATAACATATGTATTAGACATCTTCACACAGTTGTCATACACTCATCTTATTaatcattttaaaatatcattgaaAAAGAGAAGTCTCTACACTTATCACTTTGGAGTTCGTCAGCCCTGTCAAGTATATGCATTTCACTGAAAGTAATCTGGATTTACACCTACAAAGCATATGATCTTAATTGaaggcattcacagaatcacagaatggtaggggttggaagggacctctgtgggtcatctagtccaacccccctgccaaagcagggtcacctacagcaggctgaacaggaccatgtccaggcgggtcttcaatatctccatagaaggagaaagttgggcagagaggaacctgatgaggttcaacaagggcaagtgcagggtcctgcacctggggaggaacaaccccatgcatcagtacaggcttggggtggaacTGCTGCATTGTGTAAGTTAACCACGACAGGTAAAGGGACCAATGTGAGAGAGCAGTATGATAAATGATGAGGACAGCACCTGGTACAGAGGTCACTGTCTCCTCCATCTCACAAGTGGTCACTTCCACCAATGCCAACACAACTTATAAAATGGAAACACATGAGCTCCATTCAAGACAATTCACTAAAGCAAAATCCTCACTTTCTTCAGTGCTTGACTTGAAATCTAAGTGTGAAGGTCTGAGAAATGGGTTTTCAACTACGACGCTAATTTCCTTTACCAAAACATCTCAGAGCACATGGAAGAAACAAAATGGAGCAGACTACAGAAATTTTGCTAAGTCTAGAAAAAGTTATTTCTACAGTATAGTAGGATGTTTGAACTTCGCTTTTAATCTTTTCATTTGCTGTACTTCATACACTTCAATATTGTTGTAACCACTTGTCTTTCAAAATAACAACATACTGAAATTGTGACTATCTTAAAAAGTGATTCATTTCAACGAGTGAGGATACACACTAAGCACGTTTATTGGGCATCTTTCTCAAATGCAGCAATAACAACACAAAAAACAACCCATTTGGATCTCActtaatttttaattcattataATTAAACATGTGCAAGCTCCAGGCTTTGAAGAGCTATAGGAGCTATCAGATTCATTTATATTGAGCCTAGCTCTTCATCTGGGGTCTCTTCCAAAGTTTATGGAAAAGGATACAAGAAGCCTTCCACCAACAAACAggaaatttaaaaatctttaaagctACAGGTAGGGTAGATTAGGAACATGGAAATGAAATTGGAGACACTCATCTCCATTCTGCCGACTCAAATATAGGCAGGACAAGAAACATAAGCAATTCCTCTCTGATGTAAATGGAAATCTACCTAGGGACAAACAGTTTACATCTTCCAACCACAGAGCAGGATCAAGGCCAAGAGCTGTTTCTTGATATCTTACACCAACACTCAAGATGCAACTTTTCCTCTACTTTTCTAATCCACCCAACACCTGATGGATGGACAAACAGCTATATTCCAGTTAATTCATTTGCTAAAGGAATAATGCTTACACCATGCTTGTTACCTTTCATTTCAAACAAAACGTTATTCCTGTCCCAGAAATAGCTGAAACAGCACTGAAACTACCTTAGCAATTTTCAAAGGGACTTTTCTCTAATTGTATTGACCCACCATTCATTCCATTGTATATACTTCTGTGGTGAGGTGACAGGTCATCTGTTACTTGTCTCCTGAGGGTACCTTCTCTGCTGCCTCCGCTGAGATGTTTGAGATGCTCTGGGCTTCCTCCATAGTGTTGTTTGAGATGCTCAGGGCTTGTACCCCTCACTTTGTGGAGATGTTCTGTACTTCCACTCGGTGTGTGCTTTTGAAGATGGTCTGGACTGCCACTGCTGTGCTTTTGATGCTCAGGGCTACTACCAGGCCTCTGTTTTTGAAAGTGCTCAGGGCTACTACTCAAAACATGCTTTGGGATAGTTTctggactgctgctgctgtgcttttgcTGTTCTGGTGCTTTGACAATGGTTTTGTGGTGTTCCGGACTTGGTCCTTTCAGGTGATGATCAGGACTGCCAGAACTCCTaggcttctggaggtgctctggGCTGATACTCCTGTGTTTCTGATGCTCAGGGCTTCCTTCGCCCCGTGTTTTTTGAAGGTGTTCTGGACTAGTACTTGGATGATGCTTATGATGGTCTGGACTGTCTGTACTTCCCGTGCTAGAAGTACTACTCCCATCACCGCCATCTCTTACATAAGTACTCGTTGCAGTTAACTGGCACAGGCTGATTTGACTGTCGATAGAGCTCCGGCTGCCTGCTCCACCACCTTTCTCTTCATCCAGCAACACACACAATTCTCTCAGCTCCAGGTTTTCCTTAACCACTTCTTCCTGCCTCACTTCCAGTTCTTTCAGCTTCTGTAAGTATAAGGCAACCTCTTTGTGCATAATACTAGCACTGTATCTGCCCAGTCTCTGCCATTCACGGGACACCTTCTTGCCTTTCTGCCTGTCATCATCCAGAAAGCAGCAAAGGTCTCTCAGTTCTTGGTTATCTTCTTGCAGCTTCTGGTTGATAtcctttaaaagaaagataatCATGACAGAGAAGTGTCTAAAAGAATTAACGTTATACCTTTCCCATTATACAAGCCAGCAAACAGCACTGCTATGAACCCACCATCTAAACACTCAAGTGAGGCATAAATAATTCTGTGTGTAGATCTGGCATACTGTAACAGCCTCATGCTTCAAACAAACAAAGCTGCTATCCAGGAAAAAGTGACTATAACATGGAGCTAATCTTCAAGGGTTCAAAGACTGACTTCTGACACAGTATAAAAGTTTTAGGTGCTTAACTAATTTTCATGCTAAATATCAGAATAATTTAGCTGCCAAACCAGGCAAAGATCATAAGCCCTCTCATGATGACCTCACTTCCTTGAGAAATATTCACCTGCGAGTTACTGCTGAATAAAACTGCAAGAAACTTCAGAAGTTGTGATCTCACTTAAATAACTAATTAGTAACATTTATACTCTCTATTCCCTAAAGCACAATCACATATAAAGGTGAACTTTTTAGAGATATAAAATATTTGGATTTTGTctgattttgtttcagatttgcttAAAAGAACTTTGTCAGTCATCACTTAACCaaaattgtttcaaccactctgAAATTAACTAATCTCCTTTTATCGGTTTTGCACTCCTAACAAAGTACATGGTTCCATACCCTTTTTAAGTGAGGAACAGTCTGAAGCAAAAATGTTCAAGCTATTACTACAGCAGAATAACatgccaaagaaaacattttcagtgttttatccTCCTAGTTTTGCTACACTGGCTTGCAACCATACTTATCTTTCTTCCATCTAAACATTCATTCCTTCTTATGCATATTAGAAGCAGAGATTAGCCGCAACAGTTAAAAATTTAGCCTTGTGGAAAGACCATTTTAGTACTGTTTCTTAGGAAAAGGAagcttttgtaattccactggaTTTGTGTACATATTTGACAAAGGAGAAACCTCAATGAGGCTACAAGGTATCCTTAAAAATCTGTGCTGGTGAGAGATATTTAAAATGACCCCAtggtggaataaaaaaaaatttgagtggAAGCCCACAATTCAACAGTCAGAAGCAGGAGGCATCCATCCATCAAAACCAGGCGCGGCTGGTCACTGTTACTTGTGGACCAGTTACTTCACACAGGATAAAGGAGGCAGACGTCCAGACCCCAACACAGGGCTCAAAACTTCGTTCTCCCAAGTTCCTTTGAAAAGTTCCAGCTGAGGCATCCAAACAAAAGGCGGAAGTTAAACACCACTGAAGGAGTTCAGAACTGAGAGAAATTCGTCATTCCTTCCTACACATCTTGGTGTGTTTTGTCACTTATCTGGAGGATGCACGAATCCGTACGATGTCACAACACCTTTGCACAGAACTGGGAGAAAGATACTGTTGTTGCAATTCAACTTACATTTCAAATGTAAGCTTTATATTTCCTGAAGTACTATCATTGAAGGGTTGTCTTTACCCCCAGACACCACATATTTTCAAAAAGAGGAAGGGGACACACACACTCATACTTTGCTAAACAGGAAAACTCAGGAGACAGGAACAGTCTCGCCCCACATGCTATGCTTTATGCCACTCTATTATCAAAGAAGCTTTCTTAATAATTTAGTTGTTTAAAGCCATTCTACAAGAAGTCCCTCCTAATGTACTCAGATGTAACAATTCAAAAGCTCACACTGtgtctctcctctccttccctccaagTTCATCTCACTGAAGGAATTTCCGAAAAACAATGCCATTTctcaaaacaagacagaaaatgttTTGTAGTCATGCCTGCTTTAAGATAACTTTCTAGGTCTATAATACACAAGTGCATGATACATCATGGTAATTATCTGTAAGTAGTCACACTATCTTCCCAGTCCTCGGGACTGAGAAGGCAACATGAGCGActgcgcttctcatccagcagaaGAGTTAAATTAAGAAGGGGCAAGTCATTACCGACTTGGTCTGCCTCTCACTGTAGTCTGCAGAAGTGTACAGTCAACAACGGTTTGATCAGAGATGCGTTATCAGGCATCTTTTTCAGACACTGAACTAGAGATTGGTTCTGATCATCCCGAAATCAAGCCCGAGGGTTTGCCACCACCTGCCATACGCTGCCACACCGCATCCTGGAGACGATCAGCTCTCTCCAGCAGCCTACCAGACTGCCTGGCAGATGAGCAAGTCATCTTAAAACAGCGACTGAACACAGCATAAGCTACACAAAACCTTTTGAACGTCTACAGCTCTGCACGCTGTTCTTTCACGTGCGCTTCAGGCAGGACCGTTTAACCCGACGGAAAACCAGCGAAGTCCAAGGCAGAAGTGACAAGACTTCAGCGTTTTCACCGGCCCAAAGCACACAAGAGCCGTGCTCCACGGCCGGGTGAGCAGCTGGCCGGCTCTTGACCCGCCACCCCCGTTTTCAAGCGGGATCAAACGCTCCCCACTCGGGCTCTCGACCGCGTTCCGCGCGATTCTCGGTGAGGGCGGCTCCCGGACCACCCGCCCGGTGGGGTGGCTGCCGGCGGGGGTCGCGACCACACGGCAGAAACTTCGGGGGtcccgccctgcccccccccgctaCCTTCAGGCCGCGGATCTCGCCGAGGTGCAGCTGGAGGCGGCGGTTCACCTCGCGGATGAGGTTGCTGTGGTCCAGCATCGCGCTCATCTTCTCGGCCTCGGCGCGGCGGAGGCTGCGGACCAGCTCCTCCTTGCTCCACTTGAGCAGCTCCTCGTCCGACACCTTGGACAAGTCCTCGGCCGGCGCCGCCCCGCAACTTTCCGCCGCCGCTTTCGACAtggcggcggcccggcgggccgggggcaccccgccggcgaggggctgcggcccgcccggggccgcccTGCCGAGCGCCGGTGAACGGGCGCGCCCGGTGCCCGCGGGCAGCTCCTGCGGGAGGGCGGGGCCGTGCCCTGCTCCAGCGCCCGCGGCGGCCGGGAGCTGCGAGGGaagccgcgccgggccccgggcaGCGGATCCTGGGATAAAGGAGGAAGAGCGTAGGGGGGGCAGGGCGCGGAGGCAGCCGGGCCACGGTCCGGGGAGCAAAGTTCCCCCGCCgagcaggaaaaaataagaaaaaagaccaAGGCAAAGGAAGCCCCGGCGAGCCCGGCCCTTTCAACAGGTCAGCGGCGGTAGCGCGCGCGCCTCgcccccgctgccggcgcctCTCGCGGGGACCGGCGCCGCTCGGCTGAGGGGCGCGGGAGCGCCGAGCCGAGGGGACGCCAAGCCCCGAGCCACCGCACCatggcggagggagggagggaggcaggcgggGTCGGGCGGGCGGGCTGGGacgcccggcccggctccgccgcagcgggaggagcggagcgggcgggcgctgccggcgccagtggcgggcgcggggcggctcgCGGCTTTTCACCGGGTCGCGCGCCACGTGCGggcccgcgcggggcgggggccgcggcgctgTCTCCGCGTGGCTCGCGGGCGCCACCTGCTGCGCGCTGCCCgtccgggccgggccccgccggtcCCGCCCGCCCTCAGCGGGGACCCgccggctgctgctgcgggcggcCTCGCCTCGCCCCGCGGCGAGCGCCACGgcggcccgcagccccgctcctccctccCGCGGTCTGGGAGGCGCCCGAGCCGCGGGACGCGTGGCAGTCGCGGTGCGGGCACAGCCCCTCCTGCCCGCCTGATCCCTCCGCCGGGGCGGCGCGCGAGGGAGAGGCCGCATTACATcacccgccgccggcgccgcctcGGCGCTCGCCGCGTCCCCCGTTTCCAGCGAGACCGCTTCAGCCTGACGGAGCCGCCGTCAGACGGAGCGAGATGCGGCTCCCTCCGCCGCTCGGGGCTTAGGCTAAGGCCGCACGCCACGGGATCGGCTCCCCGCGGGAGCTCAGACTGGGACAGCCACGTTTCTTCCTTGAGAATACTCAGTCGCGCTGTTGCGAGGGGCTTACATTTATTTCCCAGTTCGCTGAAGAGGTGCAAAGACTCTCCGTAAATCTGCCTGGCGGATGATTTGAGAATGAAACTTGATAATCCACTCGTGCTGCTTACAGAGGAAGGTGATGTGGTACATCTCAATGATATGTCCCAGTGGCACAAGTGGGCGAGCTGAAACTATTAGGTGAATAATTGCTTGAATTCCCATTTTGAAACCGCCTGGTTCCCCCGAACAATCCCCTGCGGCCAGAGGAGGGTGCCTCACTTAATGGGCCCTTACTACCTCCAATTTTGCAATTTCATAATTATTTAGCATTAAAGAACATTTCCGATTCTTGAGGGGAAAATTTAAAGTACTTAATACCAGCGCTGGCGGGTCAGAcagctgcagccccacgagcGGGGCTGGCTCTGCAGAGGGCAGCTGGAGAACACGTGCCCTGCCCATCCCACCACCACTGCCCCAGCTGGCCCCCTTGGCATTCTGTTGGCTCAGGCaatgctctgccctgcctgcaggaaGATCAGCCAACGCCACAGGACCAGACTAGCCAAGGACTGGTTTTTGCTCTGGTCCTATTTCAAATTTGCCACAAGAATTGTTAAATCCAACACTATTCCTCTGTTCTTGTTCCTAATCTTCTCCTTGAACTATCGTCTGTCACTTGGTCACAATAATAAGTTTTCCTGCTCCCATCCACCTTGGGCTACACTTTGCATTTTCACCATGCCAAAAAGCCCTACATGTTTTCCCTCCCCAAGTGCCATTCAGAGGTGTTCTTTCAGCTGATCCATTTTTCAAGTACCTCCGGTTTCCCAGCGACGTGCCAGACCCTCTGGTTCCACCCAGCTGGGTCCCAGGACGACCCAGCAAGGGCGGCCCCAGAAGCCCATAGCAGCTTCCTCCCCTGACAGTCATTTGCCGAAGTCCTGGAGCGAGACTCACGTTTGAGCTGCTGCCGTAGGTACAGGCTGCTACTCGGGACGCAGGAGGATTACCCATCATCCCTACTACAAACCATATCTGTGCCGCAGAGTGAGGCGCAAAAGGACGGGCGTGTTTGCTGAGCTGCAGTGTGAACCCTGAAGTCCATCACCATCAACAAGAGCTTCAACAAAGCATGGAGCTTTGCCATCATAAAATCCCATTTCCAGATCAGCACTAAGTATTgtgtgaaaattttattttctctgaagactCTCCTATCACTCTcttaaatactttgaaaattttTCCACTGTAAAGAACAAAGCTTTAGATAACAGCATCTGACCAGCCACagcaaaaatacagtaaaaggcCATGAAAAAGAGCTGTCATCTTTTATGCTCAACTATATTCCATTTTAATGCAACTAAAAAAGAACAGCTTAGGAAAAAGGCAGCAATAAATAAAGTCTTTTCTTATTCTTCTAATTCAGCAGTATATTAGTTGAAAGGTCATAAGACgttaagatttttaaaagttcaaatgtatttctttccaCAAAATAAACAGTTGACTGAAAAATGTCTGAAAATTTTTAATCGAAAAGCTTCAGGAAAGAATGTCCACTTAATGTTGATGGCATTTCTCAGGAGCAGCACTTCACAGCTTTTGATCATGGGGTGCCACGGAAAGCATGGATCCAAGATGAACAGCTTCAGGGAACACTCCTCCACCAATATGGAACACCTCCACGTTTGTGTCTTCAGGAGGCACAGCTTTATTGTATAGACACAAATGTGAAAGGAGAATTCATAAAATATGGCCATTAGAAACAGTTTAATaaagtcaaacttcaaaacttTGGGACAAATGTAGCTCTAGTAATGGAACCAAAAACGTGTCAAGTGGAACTAATCTGGAACGTTTCTATAAGCAGAGGATCTAATTTCACGATCACTCATGCTTGAGTAACAAGATCAAAACAAGAGTGGGAAGTGCAACATAATTATTCCCATCTCCTGGCAATTTTAAAACTTTCAGATAGTCCACCTTACTGCTCAAATGCCAAGTACTTCCCTGTGCCTGGGCTGTTACCATCAGCGGTGGTGACAAGAACTGCCCCAACAAGACACTTCACTTTTCACACTGAAGTTGATTTTTTGCAATACTGTCTTACTCCCCTGAAAAATTCTCATTCACAGGCTGAAGCAGAGAGACTAGGCAAATGATCTAGGGGACTGCAGCACTCGGCTTGCCGCAGCCTTTGTCCAGTGGCAAGGGGGGTGGCAGTCCCTCTTCCTTTCAGTTCTTTTGCACTGCGCGCCAAATGCTAGCAGCAGTGTGGGCCTGCATCCATTTAAGTCTCCATAGCTGACCATGGTTTGCCAGCCCGCTGACAATTTCACTGCTGTGTCCTGCTCACCCCTGGATATGCAGATATGCAGCCACTGTTGCTGGCAAATTCTCTTGCAAGTCCTTGAGGGCTAGCACTGGCTTTTCACTGCCGCTTGCAGACTGTCTAGTGCTTGAAGTCTCTGATGGCTGGGCGGAGTCTCTAAGCATTATTATAACCAATAATATTTATACAATGATTTTGAAAACACTTTTGGACATTTCCAGTGAGGCCCTAAAGCTGTTCAATAGCTGTCTGCCAAAAATGTGTCATAGCAAATGAATACTTGCGTAGCAGGCATTTTACACAAAGATGGCTAAACTGTTTTCGTTCAGACTTTCCAAAAATACTTTTCAGAAGAGTTCAGACTTCGAAAATGTCATTCCCAAATTAGAAGGAAATGGAAAGAGCTTTAAGAATTAAGAGTTCGAGTAATTTTAGTTAGAGGTGCTTCTAGATGTTCTACCCATCATTCATGTGTCTGTAGCTGACACCCAACACAGCACCTCCCACATTGGCTGCTCTCTCATCCTAGCCCATGAGTTCTCTGCTGGCTCATCACCCGTCCCTAGGCAGAGCTCCATACCTTCCCATTGCTAACAAAAAAGGTGACTCCCCCTCCTCGCCCTCTGgtcctgtccttcctaaagagcctctATCCATCCATGGCAGCAccccagtcatgtgagctgtctcATCCCAatgagatcatagccctgcaactgcacacagacCTCTAATTCCTCCTGTTTGTCGCCTGTGCTGTCAGCATTAGCGTACAGACATTTCAAAGAGGCACCCAGTTGTGCCGATTtcccaggaaaagcagcagagcttCCCCTGCGATGCTGTCCCCTCGGCACCTCCTCATTTAGGTGCATATGCTTTAGGTGGGCACCCTTCAGTCCTGCATGTAACTTCTGATGTCTCTCTTGTCCACATCACCCCGCATCCCTTGCTTACCAATCTGGTCCACTATTTCCTCACTTGTCTGTCATCAGCTCTCTCCTGTCCATTCCTAGGTTAAAGTTCTCATCACCAGGTTTGCCAGCATGTTGGCAAAAATGTTTTTGCCTGATTTGgtcaggtggatcccatctctTCCTAACAGTCCTTGACACTCAAAGAGGGTCCCATGGTCATAAAAGCTAAATGCCTGCTGTCAACACCAGCTGTGCAAACACTCACTGACCACAGGATCCATCCACGTCTTCTAAAGCCCTTTCGCCATCATAGGAGTGTTCATTTTCCAACCAAGCACAGACCCTGGCTGCTCCTCCTTTATTCACTATACCAGTAGAAGTTAGATTAACGCATTCACATAAGAATATTTTACAATACAATGTAGAACAACTTTTCCTAATGGAGTCTCATACAGCGTTCATAGAGTATTAGTACATATAAAAATGAATAGACTGATACTAGGCAGTCCATATAATATTTTCTGCTTCATTGCATACCCACTTCCATCACGCAAGGGATGTTAGGGATAATGCCATCTAGCTAAAACTCGCCAGAAATAAAAGCCTTCATTAGACAGCTTGGTATTCAAAACGTTTACAGACAGAATCCTCGTCTTTTGCTCCTGACTTTACAAGAGGTAAAAGTAAACAGCCAACTTTGAACAAACCCAAACTTCATTACATTCACAACCCAGTGTGAACTATACTCACATTCTCTGGTTAAACCCATTGCTTTGGCATGGTTTATTTGTACTGTATCTATCTCATAAATCTGTAACAGGTATAGATACACCAGTACACTTCTCAGCTTTAAATGAGATTAAAGACAGTATGTTACGTGAAAGTGAAAGTGACTCAAAATATCAGTCGGTTTTCCAGAGCTCATGTGCCCATGTGCCCTTGGCATTTCAGAATGCCTCTCACCATTCCCTTGTGACAAGGTTTCATTTCTGAACTCCCTCCCAGGCAACACCGGCCACCAACCACAGCAACGCCAACGCACCAGtaacagctgcagaaagcaaaaaatgagagaaaatagcAGAGACTGCCGACCCCTAGGGCAAGGCTGGCTCCATGAGGGCCCACTGTGCAATTCTTAAACACCTTCGCTGATGTTTCAGCTTAATTGCAACCTAGCTGACAAACTATTCCACAAATATAATTCCCAGTGCAACTGGGAGCATTTATTTTCAACTAGGTGACATACCGTTTTCTCATCccagaaatatttttgagagagaaaaaggttTATGCATTCCCAACTAtgagaaaatgtaaaagaaatctagaaaaaagtgttttcaaatTAACAAtctggagaggggggaaaaaagctcagCTCGAGTGAGTCATCAGgctttttaaaacttcagaaagtttaaattttaaatcCTTTCATTAATTACCTATGAAAAATAGCTTCTATttattctgcaagaaaaaaatacacatttcttctTCTTGAAATTGTTGAAAagtttatattctttttaaaaaatcaagaatttCTCACAAAACAAAGGTTGCTGTGAACTTCCTCCTACTGGCACCTACACACTTCTCATGATCTAGCTATCATGCAACCGTGTGGTGAGCTGGATCAACTTCATgagtcaatgaaaaaaaaattaaaaaaaaaaaagatttaaaaataatgactggttttcatagaatcatagaatcataggttggaaaagacctctaagattatcaagtctaaccatccgcccaacaccaccattcctactaaaccacatcctgaagtgccacatctatatgttttttgaacacctacaggggtggggactcaaccacctccctgggcagcctgttccaatgcctgaccactctttcagtaaataaatttttcctaatatcttatctaaacctcccctgacacaacttgaggccattgccttttgTCCTATAGCTAGTTaattggcagaagagaccaacacccgcctcactacaacctcctttcaggtagttgtagagagcaataaagtcccccctcagcctcctcttctccagactaaacaacctcagttccctcagccactcctcgtaagacttgttctctagacccctcaccagcctcattgctctgctctgctctggaccggctccagcaactccatgtctttcttgtagtgaggggcccaaagctgaacacagtactcgaggtgcagcctcaccagtgccgagtacaggggcacgatcacctccctactcctgctggccacaatgttcctgatacaagccagggtgccgttggccttcttggccacctgggcacactgctggctcatgttcagccagctgccaacaaacaccccaaggtccttttccgccgggcagctttccagccactcctccccaagcctgtagggttgcatggggttgttgtgacccaagtgcaggacccggcatttggccttgttgaacctcatagagttggcctcggcccatcgatccagcctgtccagatccctctgcagagccttcctaccctcaagcagatcaacactcttgcccagcttggtgtcatctgcaaacttactaagggTGAACTCCAGTGGATGATTTCACTGATCTGGCTCACAGTACCTATATCGGATGCAAGGGAGGTGGAGGGAACACACAACTCGGGGATGGAGGTGGAGCAAGACCATCCCTGTCAATGGCAGCCTGCATTTAAAGCAAATTAAACACAGCGTGACAGTTAGCCATCAGGATAGCCACCAAAGGTGCCTCAGATGAGAGGAGTAAAGAGCAATTAGCATTTC includes:
- the CCDC85A gene encoding coiled-coil domain-containing protein 85A isoform X5, with protein sequence MSKAAAESCGAAPAEDLSKVSDEELLKWSKEELVRSLRRAEAEKMSAMLDHSNLIREVNRRLQLHLGEIRGLKDINQKLQEDNQELRDLCCFLDDDRQKGKKVSREWQRLGRYSASIMHKEVALYLQKLKELEVRQEEVVKENLELRELCVLLDEEKGGGAGSRSSIDSQISLCQLTATSTYVRDGGDGSSTSSTGSTDSPDHHKHHPSTSPEHLQKTRGEGSPEHQKHRSISPEHLQKPRSSGSPDHHLKGPSPEHHKTIVKAPEQQKHSSSSPETIPKHVLSSSPEHFQKQRPGSSPEHQKHSSGSPDHLQKHTPSGSTEHLHKVRGTSPEHLKQHYGGSPEHLKHLSGGSREGTLRRQVTDDLSPHHRSIYNGMNESTLSYVRQLEARVRQLEEENRMLPQVVWRKLGDAAGSCPGIRQHLSGNQYKGPM
- the CCDC85A gene encoding coiled-coil domain-containing protein 85A isoform X1, which gives rise to MSKAAAESCGAAPAEDLSKVSDEELLKWSKEELVRSLRRAEAEKMSAMLDHSNLIREVNRRLQLHLGEIRGLKDINQKLQEDNQELRDLCCFLDDDRQKGKKVSREWQRLGRYSASIMHKEVALYLQKLKELEVRQEEVVKENLELRELCVLLDEEKGGGAGSRSSIDSQISLCQLTATSTYVRDGGDGSSTSSTGSTDSPDHHKHHPSTSPEHLQKTRGEGSPEHQKHRSISPEHLQKPRSSGSPDHHLKGPSPEHHKTIVKAPEQQKHSSSSPETIPKHVLSSSPEHFQKQRPGSSPEHQKHSSGSPDHLQKHTPSGSTEHLHKVRGTSPEHLKQHYGGSPEHLKHLSGGSREGTLRRQVTDDLSPHHRSIYNGMNESTLSYVRQLEARVRQLEEENRMLPQDPIRMPGGAEGSYCSANEPASITGHGSASQQSDSVVNALKVVWRKLGDAAGSCPGIRQHLSGNQYKGPM
- the CCDC85A gene encoding coiled-coil domain-containing protein 85A isoform X4; protein product: MSKAAAESCGAAPAEDLSKVSDEELLKWSKEELVRSLRRAEAEKMSAMLDHSNLIREVNRRLQLHLGEIRGLKDINQKLQEDNQELRDLCCFLDDDRQKGKKVSREWQRLGRYSASIMHKEVALYLQKLKELEVRQEEVVKENLELRELCVLLDEEKGGGAGSRSSIDSQISLCQLTATSTYVRDGGDGSSTSSTGSTDSPDHHKHHPSTSPEHLQKTRGEGSPEHQKHRSISPEHLQKPRSSGSPDHHLKGPSPEHHKTIVKAPEQQKHSSSSPETIPKHVLSSSPEHFQKQRPGSSPEHQKHSSGSPDHLQKHTPSGSTEHLHKVRGTSPEHLKQHYGGSPEHLKHLSGGSREGTLRRQVTDDLSPHHRSIYNGMNGPH
- the CCDC85A gene encoding coiled-coil domain-containing protein 85A isoform X3; translated protein: MSKAAAESCGAAPAEDLSKVSDEELLKWSKEELVRSLRRAEAEKMSAMLDHSNLIREVNRRLQLHLGEIRGLKDINQKLQEDNQELRDLCCFLDDDRQKGKKVSREWQRLGRYSASIMHKEVALYLQKLKELEVRQEEVVKENLELRELCVLLDEEKGGGAGSRSSIDSQISLCQLTATSTYVRDGGDGSSTSSTGSTDSPDHHKHHPSTSPEHLQKTRGEGSPEHQKHRSISPEHLQKPRSSGSPDHHLKGPSPEHHKTIVKAPEQQKHSSSSPETIPKHVLSSSPEHFQKQRPGSSPEHQKHSSGSPDHLQKHTPSGSTEHLHKVRGTSPEHLKQHYGGSPEHLKHLSGGSREGTLRRQVTDDLSPHHRSIYNGMNALQPPRPRALQS
- the CCDC85A gene encoding coiled-coil domain-containing protein 85A isoform X2, translated to MSKAAAESCGAAPAEDLSKVSDEELLKWSKEELVRSLRRAEAEKMSAMLDHSNLIREVNRRLQLHLGEIRGLKDINQKLQEDNQELRDLCCFLDDDRQKGKKVSREWQRLGRYSASIMHKEVALYLQKLKELEVRQEEVVKENLELRELCVLLDEEKGGGAGSRSSIDSQISLCQLTATSTYVRDGGDGSSTSSTGSTDSPDHHKHHPSTSPEHLQKTRGEGSPEHQKHRSISPEHLQKPRSSGSPDHHLKGPSPEHHKTIVKAPEQQKHSSSSPETIPKHVLSSSPEHFQKQRPGSSPEHQKHSSGSPDHLQKHTPSGSTEHLHKVRGTSPEHLKQHYGGSPEHLKHLSGGSREGTLRRQVTDDLSPHHRSIYNGMNGCVEETWRCCRVVPWN
- the CCDC85A gene encoding coiled-coil domain-containing protein 85A isoform X6, whose amino-acid sequence is MSKAAAESCGAAPAEDLSKVSDEELLKWSKEELVRSLRRAEAEKMSAMLDHSNLIREVNRRLQLHLGEIRGLKDINQKLQEDNQELRDLCCFLDDDRQKGKKVSREWQRLGRYSASIMHKEVALYLQKLKELEVRQEEVVKENLELRELCVLLDEEKGGGAGSRSSIDSQISLCQLTATSTYVRDGGDGSSTSSTGSTDSPDHHKHHPSTSPEHLQKTRGEGSPEHQKHRSISPEHLQKPRSSGSPDHHLKGPSPEHHKTIVKAPEQQKHSSSSPETIPKHVLSSSPEHFQKQRPGSSPEHQKHSSGSPDHLQKHTPSGSTEHLHKVRGTSPEHLKQHYGGSPEHLKHLSGGSREGTLRRQVTDDLSPHHRSIYNGMNESTLSYVRQLEARVRQLEEENRMLPQDPIRMPGGAEGSYCSANEPASITGHGSASQQSDSVVNALKVMLLRYTQGNTNQQAVEDCYHYLSEIETAVAGEMCSVVWRKLGDAAGSCPGIRQHLSGNQYKGPM